A single region of the Phycisphaerae bacterium RAS1 genome encodes:
- the fliN_1 gene encoding Flagellar motor switch protein FliN encodes MPDDQRDPSAEINETAGAGAPAPSADEAASAGALASADAPAPPARADTSVGAASAAHAVPPSAASAASGSVPSAANPAHPAAVSAAPQPAPPLDSAPRIHGDVIPVPDYTTTQFEPPALGENAVNAGSGIELLDDVELDVRIELGRTEMYVEDVLKLGVGSVVSLDKLAGDPVDVYVNEQLVARGEVLVLNENFCVRINDIVSPVPEREAAK; translated from the coding sequence ATGCCTGACGACCAGCGCGATCCCTCCGCCGAAATCAACGAGACCGCAGGCGCCGGCGCCCCGGCTCCATCGGCCGACGAGGCAGCATCAGCCGGCGCGTTGGCGAGCGCCGACGCCCCTGCGCCCCCGGCCCGCGCCGACACGAGCGTTGGTGCGGCATCGGCGGCTCACGCCGTGCCGCCAAGCGCGGCATCGGCTGCGTCCGGCTCGGTTCCAAGCGCCGCGAACCCTGCTCACCCTGCGGCGGTTTCGGCCGCCCCCCAGCCTGCACCGCCGCTCGACTCGGCGCCGCGAATTCACGGGGATGTGATTCCCGTGCCGGACTACACGACGACGCAATTTGAGCCTCCCGCCCTGGGCGAGAATGCCGTGAACGCCGGCAGCGGCATCGAGCTCCTGGATGATGTCGAACTGGACGTGCGCATCGAGCTGGGGAGGACGGAGATGTACGTCGAGGACGTGCTGAAGCTGGGAGTCGGGTCGGTCGTGTCGCTCGACAAGCTGGCGGGCGACCCGGTGGATGTGTACGTGAATGAGCAGCTCGTGGCGCGGGGCGAGGTGCTGGTGCTCAACGAGAATTTCTGCGTCCGCATCAACGACATCGTCAGCCCGGTGCCCGAGCGCGAGGCCGCCAAGTGA
- the aroF_1 gene encoding Phospho-2-dehydro-3-deoxyheptonate aldolase, with translation MLVVMRPAASATEIAAVAQRIQELGYAPHVIPGASRTAIGITGNRGPEGRDSLLMMPGVEDVVRVTAPYKLVSRQTHEQPSRFPVAGTQIGGGCCVIAGPCSVENESMLLKSAHFLSGLGIKLLRGGAYKPRTSPYSFQGLGEEGLKLLAKARAETGMGIVTEVMDAESAARIEEVADVLQVGTRNMQNYPLLRRLSKASKPVMLKRGLAATLEEWLMAAEYIMSGGNRQVILCERGVRTFADHTRNTLDLAIVPVVKHTSHLPVLVDPSHGTGKAEYVPAMSLAALAAGADGLLIEVHPEPGRALSDGAQSLDFAAFEKMYSSLKPIAAALNVSLQ, from the coding sequence ATGCTCGTCGTGATGCGTCCCGCCGCCTCGGCAACGGAAATCGCCGCGGTGGCGCAGCGAATCCAGGAACTCGGCTACGCGCCTCACGTCATCCCCGGCGCCTCGCGGACGGCCATCGGAATCACCGGCAACCGCGGCCCCGAGGGGCGCGATTCACTGCTAATGATGCCCGGCGTCGAGGACGTGGTTCGCGTCACGGCGCCTTACAAGCTCGTTTCCAGGCAAACACACGAGCAGCCCAGTCGCTTTCCCGTTGCCGGGACGCAGATCGGCGGCGGCTGCTGCGTCATCGCCGGTCCGTGCTCGGTCGAGAACGAGTCGATGCTGCTGAAATCGGCCCATTTTCTCAGCGGCCTGGGCATCAAGCTGCTGCGCGGCGGGGCGTACAAGCCGCGGACCAGCCCGTACAGCTTCCAGGGACTCGGGGAGGAGGGACTGAAACTGCTCGCCAAGGCACGGGCCGAGACCGGGATGGGCATCGTCACCGAAGTGATGGACGCCGAAAGCGCCGCGCGCATCGAGGAGGTCGCCGACGTTCTCCAGGTCGGCACGCGGAACATGCAGAACTACCCGCTGCTGCGGCGGCTGTCGAAGGCGTCCAAGCCGGTGATGCTCAAGCGCGGCCTGGCGGCGACGCTCGAGGAATGGCTGATGGCGGCCGAGTACATCATGAGCGGCGGCAACCGGCAGGTCATTCTGTGCGAGCGCGGCGTGCGGACGTTCGCCGATCACACGCGCAACACGCTCGATCTGGCCATCGTGCCGGTGGTCAAGCACACCTCGCACCTGCCGGTGCTGGTCGATCCGAGCCATGGCACGGGCAAGGCGGAGTATGTGCCGGCTATGTCGCTGGCGGCGCTGGCGGCCGGGGCCGACGGCTTGCTGATCGAGGTTCACCCGGAGCCCGGCCGGGCGCTGTCGGACGGGGCGCAGTCTCTGGATTTCGCAGCGTTCGAGAAAATGTACTCGAGTCTGAAGCCGATTGCGGCGGCGCTGAATGTAAGTCTGCAGTAG